One region of Ptychodera flava strain L36383 chromosome 3 unlocalized genomic scaffold, AS_Pfla_20210202 Scaffold_27__1_contigs__length_13241970_pilon, whole genome shotgun sequence genomic DNA includes:
- the LOC139126299 gene encoding uncharacterized protein — MPTETVKIQDRFYMGQSACVSNFVENINSTSSCNTEGCHGILVPVKSSFLGLGGSMKVDYSCNGCKQRLVSFDSSMYIEGSRWTVVDFPLHIAQFISGHHHSDIFRSLGICLGMNVLAGQTFQNILKLLYPVVRDMVDEVCESAKDEMKALPDDQIGSWKRAITTSDGAWLTRGSFSKNFSFTVRNFCNNSLLYYVHLCQRGNGGIDEPLYPGTSKSAEGYAAERCFQQAKEEEMNVEVNWQDNDSSSIKSFKTVFPGDENKVMFCGGHVTRAHTNQLHKLSAMKSATSAFISRHGKTYPSIANWNALAKKGILQIVAACLISLSARQE; from the exons ATGCCCACAGAAACAGTGAAGATACAAGATCGCTTTTATATGGGCCAGTCAGCCTGCGTTTCCAACTTTGTGGAGAATATCAACAGTACCAGCTCTTGCAATACTGAAGGATGTCATG GTATACTTGTTCCAGTGAAATCATCTTTCCTTGGCTTGGGAGGCAGTATGAAGGTAGACTATTCGTGTAATGGATGCAAACAGAGGCTGGTATCGTTTGACAGCTCCATGTACATTGAAGGCAGTCGTTGGACAGTAGTTGATTTTCCATTGCACATTGCTCAGTTTATTTCTGGTCATCATCATAGTGATATTTTTAGAAGTTTAGGCATTTGTTTAGGAATGAATGTTTTGGCAGggcaaacatttcaaaacatccTAAAGTTGTTGTATCCAGTTGTCAGAGATATGGTAGATGAAGTCTGTGAGAGTGccaaagatgaaatgaaagcaCTCCCTGATGATCAGATAGGCAGTTGGAAAAGGGCAATAACAACATCTGATGGGGCCTGGCTTACTCGCGGAAGCTTTAGCAAGAATTTTAGTTTTACAGTGAGGAACTTTTGTAATAATTCTctgctgtattatgtacatttgtgtcagAGAGGAAACGGCGGCATTGATGAACCCCTTTATCCAGGGACATCAAAATCTGCTGAGGGGTACGCCGCTGAAAGATGCTTTCAGCAGGCTAAGGAGGAAGAAATGAACGTTGAAGTTAATTGGCAGGATAACGACTCAAGTAGCATCAAATCATTTAAGACTGTTTTCCCAGGAGATGAGAATAAAGTGATGTTTTGTGGTGGACATGTCACCAGAGCTCACACAAATCAATTACATAAACTTTCTGCAATGAAGTCAGCTACTTCAGCGTTCATTTCTCGCCATGGTAAGACATATCCATCAATTGCAAACTGGAATGCACTTGCCAAAAAAGGCATTCTCCAAATTGTGGCTGCATGTCTGATAAGTTTATCCGCCAGGCAAGAGTAA